Proteins from one Deinococcus radiopugnans ATCC 19172 genomic window:
- a CDS encoding NAD-dependent epimerase/dehydratase family protein codes for MRILVTGATGFLGGATARELVRCGHTVTGLGRDATKGAALEAGGIGFVRADLRVPADWRPALDNTDAVLHAAARSTLWGRWPDFVADNVTVSREVARACAVRGLRLVHISTPSVYNATRLSHQVPETTPIGPRFDTLYARSKYLAELEVTQAHPEATLLRPRGIYGIGDTSIIPRLARALRAGRLPQLVRGEVHTELTHVRNVAHAARLALERPAPGLYNVTDGVPVPIWATLDALADALGVARPGRYVPARVVENMARVLELAARLHPARPEPALTASGVRLLTRPMSLDLTHARTRLGYAPVVHPAQGLAQVLAAVRS; via the coding sequence ATGCGAATCCTGGTGACGGGCGCGACGGGTTTTCTGGGCGGCGCCACCGCCCGTGAACTGGTGCGGTGCGGCCACACGGTCACCGGTCTGGGCCGGGACGCAACAAAGGGGGCGGCGCTGGAGGCCGGGGGGATTGGCTTCGTGCGGGCCGACTTGCGCGTTCCTGCCGACTGGCGGCCCGCACTGGACAACACCGACGCCGTGCTGCACGCCGCCGCCCGCTCTACCCTTTGGGGCCGCTGGCCCGACTTCGTGGCCGACAACGTCACGGTCAGCCGGGAGGTGGCGCGGGCCTGCGCGGTGCGTGGGCTGCGGCTGGTGCACATCAGCACGCCCAGCGTGTACAACGCCACGCGCCTCTCGCATCAGGTGCCGGAAACCACGCCGATCGGCCCGCGCTTCGACACTCTGTACGCCCGCAGCAAGTATCTGGCCGAACTGGAGGTCACGCAGGCCCATCCGGAAGCCACCCTCCTGCGCCCGCGCGGGATTTACGGCATCGGCGACACGTCGATCATTCCCCGGCTGGCGCGGGCGCTGCGTGCGGGCCGTCTGCCCCAGCTGGTGCGCGGCGAGGTCCACACCGAACTGACGCACGTCCGTAACGTGGCCCACGCTGCACGGCTGGCGCTGGAGCGTCCTGCGCCCGGCCTCTATAACGTCACCGACGGCGTGCCGGTTCCGATCTGGGCCACGCTGGACGCGCTGGCCGACGCGCTGGGGGTGGCCCGTCCGGGCCGCTACGTTCCGGCGCGCGTCGTCGAGAACATGGCCCGTGTACTGGAACTGGCCGCCCGCCTGCACCCTGCGCGGCCCGAGCCGGCGCTGACCGCCAGCGGGGTGCGGCTGCTCACCCGCCCCATGAGCCTGGACCTGACCCATGCCCGCACGCGGCTGGGTTATGCGCCCGTGGTTCACCCGGCGCAGGGGCTGGCCCAGGTGCTGGCGGCGGTGCGGTCATGA
- a CDS encoding MBL fold metallo-hydrolase: MTHLRVVPLAAGECLNLSALTERGAAWRVQTYPAGFTLLLHPTHGPVLFDTGYSARVPAAMRRWPGVLYGLLTPVRLDARETARSQLARLGFAAEEVENVIVSHLHADHVGGLRDFTAARFHLNPEAYAPLRHLHGMTAIRKAFMPELLPGDFEARVQPLDFQPAPPGLSPFPLAADVFEDGSASAVQVPGHAPGMIALIVRTTPDAALDGDGTGLSLLAADAAWSVRALREGREVHPLARVVFDDAAAERRSAGQLREWLAAHPRARVIVSHDAPEPGHG; encoded by the coding sequence ATGACCCACCTGCGCGTGGTTCCGCTGGCGGCGGGTGAATGCCTGAACCTGTCGGCGCTGACCGAACGCGGCGCAGCGTGGCGGGTTCAGACGTACCCGGCGGGTTTTACGCTGTTGCTTCACCCCACGCACGGCCCGGTGCTGTTCGACACCGGGTACTCGGCGCGGGTGCCAGCCGCCATGCGGCGCTGGCCCGGCGTGCTGTACGGCCTGTTGACCCCGGTGCGGCTGGACGCGCGGGAGACGGCGCGGTCGCAACTGGCCCGCCTGGGCTTCGCGGCCGAGGAGGTGGAGAACGTGATCGTGTCCCACCTGCACGCCGATCACGTGGGGGGCCTGCGCGATTTCACGGCGGCGCGCTTTCATCTGAACCCGGAGGCCTACGCGCCGCTGCGGCATTTGCACGGTATGACCGCCATCCGCAAGGCGTTCATGCCCGAACTGCTGCCCGGTGATTTCGAGGCCCGTGTTCAGCCGCTCGACTTCCAGCCTGCCCCGCCCGGCCTGTCGCCGTTTCCGCTGGCCGCCGACGTGTTCGAGGACGGCAGCGCCTCCGCGGTGCAGGTGCCGGGTCACGCGCCAGGGATGATCGCCTTGATCGTCCGCACCACCCCGGACGCCGCGCTGGACGGCGACGGCACCGGCCTGAGTCTGCTGGCCGCCGACGCCGCCTGGAGCGTACGGGCCTTGCGTGAGGGACGCGAGGTGCACCCGCTGGCCCGCGTGGTGTTCGACGACGCCGCCGCCGAGCGCCGCAGTGCCGGGCAGTTGCGCGAATGGCTGGCCGCCCATCCCCGCGCCCGCGTGATCGTCAGCCACGACGCGCCGGAGCCTGGACATGGCTGA
- a CDS encoding amidase, translating into MSSPPDFSDPQRAWAYRPAEPLAGAAGGPLSGLTFSVKDLFGVPGWPLTASTRAPVPEVGESVLVRRLLELGASAVGKTHLHEVALGITGLNGYGSTTHPFDAQRVPGGSSSGAAVSVALEQVDFALGTDTGGSIRVPAAWCGVAGYKPTKGHPDWSTQGALPLSWTCDHAGPLARNLATITRVQAALTGRPIQPQGWTGVRVGLWLPEGWTDDAVRDATLAFAADLERRGAEVTPVHLPEMLDAYSPIVLSEAAQVHAEALQQADPGFQPFTLSALRQGAALTEAEVQQAFDRRTDYAWLLNGVFMAFDVLLAPAVPTPPPLIGQDEVTVGEGVLPLRRAVLRLTAPFSLLGVPTVSLPTAAPSVGVQLIGRHGEDDRLLGLGLAWEQGT; encoded by the coding sequence ATGTCTTCCCCTCCAGATTTTTCGGACCCCCAGCGGGCCTGGGCCTACCGTCCTGCCGAACCTCTGGCGGGTGCCGCTGGCGGCCCGCTCTCGGGCCTGACCTTCAGCGTCAAGGATCTGTTCGGCGTTCCCGGTTGGCCGCTGACCGCCAGCACGCGCGCGCCCGTGCCCGAGGTGGGGGAGAGCGTGCTGGTGCGCCGCCTGCTGGAGCTGGGGGCCTCTGCGGTGGGCAAGACCCACCTGCACGAGGTGGCGCTGGGCATCACCGGCCTGAACGGCTACGGCAGCACCACCCATCCTTTTGATGCCCAGCGCGTCCCTGGCGGCAGCAGCAGCGGCGCGGCGGTGAGCGTGGCGCTGGAACAGGTGGATTTCGCGCTGGGCACGGACACGGGCGGCAGCATCCGCGTTCCGGCGGCGTGGTGCGGCGTGGCCGGCTACAAGCCCACCAAGGGCCACCCGGACTGGAGCACGCAGGGAGCGCTGCCGCTGTCGTGGACCTGTGACCACGCCGGGCCGCTGGCGCGTAATCTTGCCACCATCACGCGGGTGCAGGCAGCGCTCACCGGGCGGCCAATTCAGCCGCAGGGCTGGACAGGCGTGCGCGTGGGCCTGTGGTTGCCCGAAGGCTGGACCGACGATGCGGTGCGGGACGCGACACTGGCTTTCGCCGCCGATCTGGAGCGCCGTGGAGCTGAGGTCACGCCCGTTCACCTGCCGGAGATGCTGGACGCCTACTCGCCCATCGTCCTGAGCGAGGCGGCCCAGGTCCACGCCGAGGCGTTGCAGCAGGCTGATCCCGGCTTCCAGCCGTTCACGCTCTCGGCTTTGCGTCAGGGGGCGGCCCTCACGGAAGCGGAGGTGCAGCAGGCCTTTGACCGCCGCACTGACTATGCGTGGCTGCTGAATGGAGTTTTCATGGCTTTCGACGTGCTGTTGGCTCCCGCCGTACCCACCCCGCCGCCGTTGATCGGTCAGGACGAGGTGACGGTAGGGGAGGGCGTTCTGCCGCTGCGCCGCGCTGTCCTCAGACTGACGGCGCCGTTCAGCCTGCTGGGCGTGCCCACCGTGTCGCTGCCCACGGCCGCCCCGTCTGTCGGGGTGCAGCTGATCGGGCGGCACGGCGAGGATGACCGCCTGCTGGGCCTGGGACTGGCCTGGGAGCAGGGCACTTGA
- a CDS encoding xanthine dehydrogenase family protein molybdopterin-binding subunit, whose translation MTDNANESRTDKYVGQALKRKEDPRFITGAGNYTDDIVLPGMLHAAMVRSPYPHAKINGINKESVTEMPGVVAVLTGQDIVDAGIGSIPVGWLLPELKTPAHPAIALTEANHVGDIVAVVIAENRALAEDAASMLEVDYEPLPSVAFAGAAIAEGAPVVHDDVPGNVAFNWEIGDSVAVQEGFNRAHKTVKLKLTNQRLIPNAIEPRASLAQFTPASGEYLLYTTSQNPHIHRLILAAFVMNIPEHKLRVISPDVGGGFGSKIFQYQEEVIMLLAARLTGRPVKWTARRSEAFVSDMQGRDHETETEMAVDENGKMLAFRVNTLANLGAYQTLFAPAVPTYLYGTLCNGVYKLPAVHVKVQGVMTNTVPVDAYRGAGRPEATYAIERTVDAMAHAIGEDPAEFRRKNFIQPEDFPYQTPVALVYDSGNYEPALDMALNMMKYQELRAEQEKMKGSNKILGVSVISYVEACGLAPSALVGQLGAQAGQWESSLVRVYPTGKVELFTGSHSHGQGHETAFPQIAADELQIPIEDIDLVHGDTGRMPYGWGTYGSRSAAVGGSALKVALQKITAKAKKIAAHLLEASEEDVEHENGVFRIKGAPDQSKTFFDVALMAHLAHSLPDGMEPGLEATAFYDPKNFVYPFGTHMAVVEIDTDTGKVDLRNYGCVDDCGPLINPLIVEGQVHGGIAQGAGQALWEEGAYDEEGNLLAASYMEYTMPRADDLPMYQIDHTVTPSPHNPLGVKGIGESGTIASSSAVANAVLDALWHECGIEHMDMPYTAEKVWKAIRDSRAGMGQAADD comes from the coding sequence ATGACCGACAACGCCAACGAATCCCGCACCGACAAGTACGTCGGCCAGGCCCTCAAGCGCAAGGAAGACCCGCGGTTCATCACCGGCGCGGGCAACTACACCGATGACATCGTGTTGCCGGGCATGCTGCACGCCGCAATGGTGCGCAGCCCGTACCCGCATGCGAAGATCAACGGCATCAACAAGGAAAGTGTCACCGAGATGCCCGGTGTGGTGGCCGTGCTGACCGGGCAGGACATCGTCGATGCGGGCATCGGCAGCATTCCGGTGGGCTGGCTGCTCCCGGAACTCAAGACGCCCGCGCACCCGGCGATTGCATTGACGGAAGCCAACCATGTGGGCGACATCGTGGCCGTCGTGATCGCCGAGAACCGCGCGCTGGCAGAGGACGCCGCCTCGATGCTGGAAGTGGATTACGAGCCGCTGCCTTCGGTGGCGTTTGCGGGCGCGGCCATTGCCGAGGGCGCACCCGTCGTTCACGACGACGTGCCGGGCAACGTGGCCTTCAACTGGGAAATCGGCGATTCGGTGGCCGTGCAGGAGGGGTTCAACCGCGCCCACAAGACGGTCAAGCTCAAGCTGACCAACCAGCGCCTGATCCCCAACGCCATCGAGCCGCGTGCGTCCCTCGCGCAGTTCACTCCGGCCAGCGGCGAGTACCTGCTGTACACCACCTCGCAGAACCCACACATTCACCGCCTGATTCTGGCCGCGTTCGTCATGAACATCCCTGAACACAAGCTGCGCGTCATTAGCCCGGACGTGGGCGGGGGTTTCGGCTCCAAGATCTTCCAGTATCAGGAAGAGGTCATCATGCTGCTGGCCGCCCGCCTGACGGGGCGCCCGGTCAAGTGGACGGCGCGGCGCAGCGAGGCGTTCGTCAGCGACATGCAGGGCCGCGATCACGAGACCGAGACCGAGATGGCGGTGGACGAGAACGGCAAGATGCTGGCCTTCCGCGTCAACACGTTGGCGAACCTGGGCGCGTATCAAACGCTGTTCGCGCCCGCCGTGCCCACCTACCTGTACGGCACCCTCTGCAACGGCGTGTACAAGCTGCCCGCCGTCCACGTCAAGGTGCAGGGCGTGATGACCAACACCGTGCCGGTGGACGCCTACCGGGGCGCAGGCCGCCCGGAGGCCACCTACGCCATCGAGCGCACCGTGGACGCGATGGCCCACGCCATCGGGGAAGACCCCGCCGAGTTCCGCCGCAAGAACTTCATCCAGCCCGAGGATTTTCCGTACCAGACCCCGGTGGCCCTGGTCTACGACAGCGGCAATTACGAACCCGCGCTGGACATGGCCCTCAACATGATGAAGTACCAGGAGTTGCGCGCCGAGCAGGAAAAAATGAAAGGCAGCAACAAGATTCTGGGCGTCAGCGTGATCAGCTACGTGGAAGCCTGCGGCCTCGCGCCGTCCGCGCTGGTGGGCCAGCTCGGCGCACAGGCCGGGCAGTGGGAATCCAGCCTGGTGCGCGTGTACCCCACCGGCAAGGTGGAGCTGTTCACCGGCTCGCACAGCCACGGGCAGGGCCACGAAACGGCCTTCCCGCAGATCGCCGCCGACGAGCTTCAGATTCCGATTGAGGACATTGACCTCGTTCACGGTGACACGGGCCGGATGCCCTACGGCTGGGGCACCTACGGCAGCCGCTCGGCGGCGGTGGGGGGCAGCGCCCTGAAAGTCGCGTTGCAGAAGATCACCGCCAAGGCCAAGAAGATCGCCGCACACCTGCTGGAAGCCTCCGAGGAGGACGTGGAGCACGAGAACGGCGTCTTCCGCATCAAGGGCGCGCCGGATCAGTCCAAGACCTTCTTCGACGTGGCGCTGATGGCCCACCTGGCCCACAGCCTGCCCGACGGCATGGAGCCGGGGCTGGAGGCCACCGCCTTCTACGATCCCAAGAACTTCGTCTACCCCTTCGGCACGCACATGGCCGTGGTGGAGATCGACACCGACACCGGCAAGGTAGACCTGCGCAACTACGGCTGCGTGGACGACTGCGGGCCTCTGATCAACCCCCTGATCGTGGAGGGGCAGGTTCACGGCGGCATCGCCCAGGGTGCGGGCCAGGCCCTGTGGGAGGAGGGCGCATACGACGAGGAGGGCAACCTGCTGGCCGCGTCGTACATGGAATACACCATGCCGCGCGCCGACGATCTGCCGATGTACCAGATTGACCACACCGTGACCCCCAGCCCGCACAACCCGCTGGGCGTGAAGGGCATCGGCGAGTCCGGCACGATTGCCAGCAGCTCCGCCGTCGCCAACGCCGTGCTGGACGCCCTGTGGCACGAGTGCGGTATCGAGCATATGGACATGCCCTACACCGCCGAGAAGGTCTGGAAGGCCATCCGGGATTCGCGTGCAGGGATGGGGCAGGCCGCGGACGATTGA
- a CDS encoding DUF1572 family protein → MTAQRVADLYLSDVRGRMRGVRALGDGALAQLQASEWHTPLAQDGNSAAVLIQHLAGNMHSRWGALRGGYRAGTEGESAGRNRDAEFEEGALDGVTLMKLWDDGWQVFLDALDHLSPDDLTRPLTIRGETHTVLEAIQRQVAHYSGHVYQLILLVKTLRGPQWRTLSIARGGSAAYNAALWPPDGTA, encoded by the coding sequence GTGACCGCCCAGAGGGTGGCTGATCTGTACCTGTCGGACGTGCGCGGCCGGATGCGCGGGGTGCGGGCGCTGGGTGACGGCGCGCTGGCACAGCTTCAGGCCAGCGAGTGGCATACGCCGCTGGCGCAGGACGGCAACTCCGCCGCCGTGCTGATTCAGCATCTGGCCGGCAACATGCACTCGCGCTGGGGGGCGCTGCGCGGCGGCTACCGCGCGGGCACCGAGGGCGAGAGTGCGGGGCGCAACCGGGACGCGGAGTTCGAGGAGGGCGCCCTGGACGGAGTCACCCTCATGAAGCTCTGGGACGACGGGTGGCAGGTCTTTCTGGACGCGCTGGACCACCTGAGCCCCGACGATCTGACCCGCCCGCTGACCATCCGGGGCGAGACCCACACCGTGCTGGAAGCCATTCAGCGGCAGGTGGCGCACTACAGCGGGCATGTCTACCAGCTGATCCTGCTGGTCAAGACCCTGCGCGGGCCGCAGTGGCGCACCCTCAGCATCGCGCGCGGTGGGTCGGCGGCGTATAACGCGGCCCTGTGGCCGCCTGACGGGACCGCTTGA
- a CDS encoding FAD binding domain-containing protein — translation MYPAHFDYQKAASVDDALKAMADNPELKIIAGGHSLLPAMKLRLAQPPALLDIFGLEELKGIKEEGDFYVVGAMTTHADVLRSQLPLFPEVAGWVGDPMVRNRGTIGGSLAHADPSADYPAAALATGAEFVIRGMGGERTVGADEMFLGMFESAVEHGELLTHIRIPKGITASVYEKYRHPASHYAIVGVAMARHADGQIRAAYTGAAEKAARLPKLEERLNAGQDAGTGLVEGADMLGDRFASAEYRAHLVDVLSDRAAKRLG, via the coding sequence ATGTATCCAGCCCATTTCGACTACCAAAAAGCCGCCAGCGTGGACGACGCCCTCAAGGCGATGGCCGACAATCCTGAACTCAAGATCATTGCCGGGGGGCATTCGCTGTTGCCCGCCATGAAACTGCGGCTGGCGCAGCCGCCCGCGCTGCTGGACATCTTCGGTCTGGAAGAACTCAAGGGCATCAAGGAAGAGGGCGACTTCTACGTGGTGGGCGCGATGACCACGCACGCTGACGTGCTGCGTAGCCAGCTTCCGCTGTTTCCCGAAGTGGCGGGCTGGGTGGGCGATCCGATGGTTCGCAACCGGGGCACCATCGGCGGCTCGCTGGCCCACGCCGATCCCAGCGCGGATTACCCGGCGGCGGCCCTGGCGACGGGGGCGGAGTTCGTCATTCGCGGCATGGGCGGCGAGCGTACCGTGGGCGCGGACGAGATGTTCCTGGGCATGTTCGAGAGCGCGGTGGAACATGGCGAACTGCTGACGCACATCCGCATTCCCAAGGGCATTACCGCCAGCGTGTACGAGAAATACCGCCACCCGGCCAGCCATTACGCGATTGTGGGCGTAGCGATGGCCCGCCATGCGGACGGCCAGATTCGCGCGGCCTACACCGGGGCGGCAGAGAAGGCCGCGCGGCTGCCCAAACTCGAAGAACGCCTGAATGCCGGGCAGGATGCCGGAACGGGCCTTGTCGAGGGCGCGGACATGCTGGGAGACCGCTTCGCCAGCGCCGAGTACCGCGCCCATCTGGTGGACGTGCTGTCGGATCGGGCGGCCAAACGCCTGGGCTGA